A region of Carassius auratus strain Wakin chromosome 41, ASM336829v1, whole genome shotgun sequence DNA encodes the following proteins:
- the LOC113059068 gene encoding ataxin-1-like, translating to MKSNQERCNECLPPKKREILALEEKQVLVSAAVSDSQNGENLAWLASVATMASMAHIPNNAGPSQSNSAEPDSPPPSNKALTVVTEYPLTTTSAGFSFSSNSSTYRGVFSGPTVLTSNPAVLSTNLPQTIGSVQYTQLPPNLQLIGPYTSYISSQIVPSTTSPTQPRRTPQEVLATTAVISQASSLDSQNHHVISSIPNVSHTQCIQVDSAPLGLTVSSPSAQLPIQIHPHSAVLAPHALALTPSQVVLHYTDGFIAKQPGSHPREMQNGTLGEIAVVKHSTAKVISSQSEGDQSHKQNHDLGLQTQAQVLLPADYSTHDRTGLQTSLMLVSSSHLAANNSELQSILGKDHLSLHLAERGGICIGKPMSRVSALTSSDSQVSPASTILPHTLMQAPHNTPQQELSTSLYSATQLPIIGYITSASGGPQQAVTGYQSNLPQHVVISGNPSLLIPVSATNINPPTAEPELNRCSVIPSIANASTALPQTFINTSPPAASVLPNGKDITVSDGGHGSCVVPSPTQIQLPVLSASVVGSPVPVTPPTSISPHSSPSSPSAVLPPFFMKGSIIQLADGELKRVEDLRTEDFVQSAEVSGELKIDSSTVEHIECSRTPNAVIIQFSVGENKAQVCVEVLVEYPFFVFGQGWSSCCPDRTTQLLALSCAKLSVGDVCISLTLKSLNDSIQKKDHFSNCVTKHNNTLKPAKNNGPSEERQTQMEDLKKGHKMTSGVENSSGTLVEISNQRNVLTLLENGDINPQTQVNLQNQAEKTYTFSAERAVSRKRRWSAPERGEMLRSQEDPQILPKFSFLPHHLKVSIEGRSSTGC from the exons ATGAAGTCTAACCAGGAGCGTTGTAATGAGTGCCTTCCGCCAAAAAAGCGGGAGATTTTAGCTCTGGAAGAGAAGCAGGTGCTGGTGTCAGCTGCTGTTAGTGACAGCCAAAATGGAGAGAATTTGGCTTGGCTAGCCAGCGTTGCTACCATGGCTAGCATGGCCCACATCCCCAACAATGCAGGCCCATCACAGAGCAACAGTGCTGAGCCTGACAGCCCCCCACCATCAAATAAGGCTCTCACTGTGGTGACAGAATATCCTCTAACTACTACATCTGCTGGCTTTTCATTCTCTTCGAACAGCTCAACATACAGGGGAGTATTCTCTGGGCCTACCGTGCTAACATCCAATCCTGCGGTTCTTTCCACAAACCTTCCCCAAACTATAGGCTCCGTCCAATACACACAACTTCCCCCCAATCTCCAGCTCATAGGGCCCTATACAAGTTATATCTCTTCACAGATTGTGCCGTCCACGACTAGTCCAACACAGCCACGGAGGACACCACAAGAGGTCTTGGCCACGACAGCTGTCATATCACAAGCATCCAGCCTTGATTCACAGAATCATCATGTGATTTCTTCTATACCAAATGTTTCCCACACTCAATGCATCCAGGTAGACAGTGCGCCTTTGGGTTTGACAGTTTCCTCCCCTTCTGCTCAACTGCCAATTCAAATCCATCCACATTCAGCAGTCCTTGCCCCTCATGCCCTGGCCCTTACCCCCTCTCAAGTGGTTCTACATTATACAGATGGCTTCATTGCAAAGCAGCCAGGCTCCCATCCCAGAGAGATGCAGAATGGCACACTAGGGGAGATTGCAGTGGTCAAGCACAGTACTGCCAAAGTAATTTCTAGCCAGTCAGAAGGCGACCAGAGCCACAAGCAAAACCATGACCTGGGCCTTCAGACCCAAGCTCAGGTTCTGCTCCCAGCAGACTACAGCACTCATGACAGAACAGGACTGCAGACATCACTGATGTTGGTGTCCAGTAGCCACCTTGCAGCAAACAACTCAGAGCTCCAAAGTATTTTGGGTAAGGACCACTTATCTTTGCACCTTGCTGAGAGAGGAGGGATCTGCATAGGCAAACCAATGTCCAGAGTGTCTGCCCTTACTTCCTCAGACAGCCAAGTTTCTCCTGCCTCCACGATCCTCCCGCACACACTCATGCAGGCTCCTCACAACACTCCCCAACAAGAGCTCTCCACCAGCCTTTACTCTGCTACACAGCTCCCAATTATTGGCTACATCACCAGTGCTTCTGGTGGACCCCAGCAAGCAGTAACTGGTTATCAGAGCAACCTGCCACAGCACGTGGTGATCTCAGGCAACCCCTCCTTGCTCATTCCGGTGAGTGCCACTAACATCAATCCACCTACTGCTGAGCCAGAGCTCAACCGCTGTTCTGTAATCCCCAGTATAGCCAATGCATCAACAGCTCTGCCTCAGACCTTTATTAATACATCCCCACCTGCAGCTTCAGTCCTACCCAATGGTAAAGACATCACAGTCTCTGATGGAGGTCATGGGTCTTGTGTTGTGCCAAGTCCAACCCAAATACAGCTGCCTGTTCTTTCAGCCAGTGTGGTTGGTTCTCCAGTTCCTGTAACACCTCCAACATCCATAAGCCCTCACAgctcaccatcatcaccatcagcgGTCCTACCACCATTCTTCATGAAGGGCTCTATTATTCAATTGGCAGATGGCGAACTAAAGCGTGTGGAGGATCTGCGAACAGAGGACTTTGTGCAAAGTGCGGAGGTGAGTGGAGAACTGAAGATTGACTCCAGCACTGTAGAGCACATAGAGTGCAGCCGCACACCCAATGCTGTCATCATACAGTTCTCAGTGGGAGAGAACAAAGCCCAG gTCTGTGTTGAGGTTCTGGTGGAATACCCTTTCTTTGTGTTTGGTCAAGGTTGGTCATCCTGCTGCCCAGACCGCACCACCCAGTTGCTAGCTCTATCCTGTGCTAAACTGTCTGTGGGCGATGTTTGTATTTCCCTCACCCTTAAAAGCCTAAATGATAGCATTCAAAAGAAAGATCATTTTTCAAACTGTGTGACGAAACACAACAATACTTTGAAACCAGCCAAAAACAATGGGCCAAGTGAGGAAAGACAAACCCAAATGGAGGATCTTAAGAAAGGACACAAAATGACATCAGGAGTGGAAAATAGTTCAGGAACACTGGTTGAGATTTCCAACCAAAGAAATGTGTTGACCCTCTTAGAGAATGGGGACATAAATCCTCAGACACAAGTGAATCTCCAGAACCAGGCAGAAAAAACCTACACATTCAGTGCTGAGAGAGCAGTTAGCCGCAAGAGGAGATGGTCTGCCCCAGAGAGGGGAGAAATGTTGAGGTCGCAAGAGGACCCTCAGATTTTACCCAAATTTTCCTTCCTCCCACATCACCTGAAGGTCAGCATTGAGGGCCGCTCCAGCACAGGTTGCTGA